One segment of Danaus plexippus chromosome 18 unlocalized genomic scaffold, MEX_DaPlex mxdp_35, whole genome shotgun sequence DNA contains the following:
- the LOC116773080 gene encoding sodium channel protein Nach-like, with protein sequence MLNISYPAITICSPNQITLTAMKHLNRTLVDGNRTLDLIAILPQLLGFYTITEVNIDSLKNLEDLLLVNRYYATEILSLVPQSCDDFLKLCYLDKIRYPKCKGLFNPILTNGGMCCIFNSMYAYRNHRRNEKIRNFVGYSGKITGILSGLTVVTDYNPDDAVDGTVIHAGALKIMVSESTTFPVEDESNLIHPNAESFHLLNPIYTYCSTEVSSLPSWSRNCYFPDEKWLSHFQHYRRSDCEVLCAAKDIERSCNCWPPYLPYARNICNITSIACIVSSKENSLVPDSCNCQRDCEAFHYRIETSVGNLDGLKYLTINPYSDVQFTNSTSILHFFFTKPVYVKQKQETVMSLITLSSNLGGVFGLCLGCSAISVMEIIFYTYAYIRNKIVNIKRRYKKKLTYFLH encoded by the exons ATGCTGAATATCTCATACCCGGCGATAACAATATGCTCACCCAATCAAATAACCCTGACGGCAATGAAGCACTTAAATAGGACGCTTGT AGATGGCAACCGTACTTTAGATCTGATCGCTATTCTACCGCAGTTGCTAGGATTTTACACAATAACTGAGGTCAATATTGACAGCCTGAAAAATTTGGAAGATTTATTGCTAGTGAATAGATATTAC gcCACGGAAATATTATCACTAGTACCACAATCTTGTGATGATTTTCTGAAATTGTGCTATTTGGATAAGATACGTTATCCGAAATGTAAGGGTCTTTTTAATCCTATACTGACTAACGGCGGGATGTGCTGTATTTTTAACAGTATGTACGCTTACAGAAATCATAGGAG GAATGAAAAAATCAGAAATTTCGTGGGTTATAGTGGCAAAATAACGGGTATTTTAAGTGGTTTGACAGTGGTTACTGATTACAATCCCGACGACGCTGTAGATGGCACCGTCATCCACGCTGGAGCTTTAAAA ATAATGGTTTCGGAATCAACCACATTCCCTGTCGAAGACGAATCAAATCTAATTCACCCAAATGCAGAATCCTTTCACCTTTTAAATCCTATTTACACGTATTGCTCAACGGAAGTCAGCTCCCTACCGTCTTGGAg tcGTAATTGCTACTTCCCGGATGAGAAATGGCTGTCACATTTCCAACACTACCGCCGCTCGGACTGCGAGGTGTTGTGTGCTGCTAAAGATATCGAACGCTCATGCAACTGTTGGCCGCCGTATTTGCCTTACGCTAGgaacatttgtaatataacgAGCATAGCGTGTATTGTGAGTTCTAAAG AAAACTCTCTGGTGCCTGATTCCTGCAACTGTCAGCGAGACTGCGAAGCGTTTCATTACAGAATTGAAACGAGCGTCGGTAATCTGGACGGACTCAAATACTTGACGATTAACCCGTA CTCGGATGTGCAGTTTACAAACAGCACATCAATACTTCACTTCTTTTTCACGAAACCTGTGTATGTGAAGCAAAAACAGGAGACCGTGATGTCGCTTATTACTTTGTCAT CAAACCTCGGCGGTGTTTTCGGCCTGTGTCTCGGGTGTAGCGCCATCAGTGTTatggaaattattttctacacGTACGCGTatattagaaacaaaataGTCAACATTAAGAgaagatataaaaagaaactcacatattttttacattaa
- the LOC116772991 gene encoding transcription factor kayak isoform X2 → MSQLVPYQLLNSEQDDGLMFATMFDYQMDEYNKPKLANLEGLQSGVPTRTTATITPTQLRNFEQTYIELSNCRSEQTNHAGFVPPSVTQANTYGILNSAAYCDSGPTTLHVSPGPLSASGDSSSSPGLPAPKRRNMGGRRPTKAPQDISPEEEERRKIRRERNKMAAARCRKRRLDHTNELQEETDKLEEKKQALQDEIRKLSSDRDSLQALLQNHMHSGCRLNKRSTSPPDVKPFQDSYDYQEMTGQGVRVKEEVMDPTVDPVLGLDNEIFTSPTPDKRIMLSAANPAVLTGTSLDTPPVRPSRPSFLQVPHTLTPAQIHNNKLSNNNKIPGIEISTPSNGIPFNFDSLMEGGTGLTPVHPHPFAHSHPHAHPHPCAQQQRAAPDLASPDAQNSLVSL, encoded by the exons TTGGCCAACCTAGAGGGCCTCCAGTCGGGGGTCCCAACCCGCACCACGGCGACCATAACCCCCACACAGTTGCGCAACTTCGAACAGACTTACATCGAGTTGAGCAACTGTCGCAGCGAACAGACGAACCACGCGGGCTTCGTACCGCCTTCCGTCACGCAGGCCAACACTTACG GCATCCTGAATTCGGCGGCTTACTGTGACTCGGGCCCGACGACATTGCATGTGTCGCCGGGCCCACTATCAGCGAGCGGCGACAGCAGCAGCAGTCCCGGTCTACCGGCTCCGAAGAGGAGGAACATGGGCGGCAGACGACCAACTAAAGCCCCCCAAGACATCTCTCCAGAAGAAGAGGAACGCAGGAAGATACGCCGCGAGAGAAACAAAATGGCCGCAGCACGCTGTCGCAAACGAAGGTTGGACCATACAAACGAATTGCAAGAGGAAACCGATAAGTTGGAAGAAAAGAAGCAAGCGTTACAGGATGAGATCCGCAAGCTGAGCTCGGACAGGGATTCGCTACAGGCTCTACTCCAGAATCATATGCACAGCGGGTGCAGATTGAATAAGCGATCTACCAGCCCGCCGGATGTAAAGCCATTCCAGGACTCGTACGACTACCAGGAGATGACCGGCCAGGGGGTCAGGGTCAAGGAGGAGGTGATGGACCCCACAGTGGACCCCGTCCTAGGGTTGGATAACGAAATATTCACCTCGCCGACGCCGGACAAAAG gATAATGCTGTCGGCGGCTAATCCGGCCGTGTTAACGGGCACCTCGCTGGACACACCCCCCGTCCGGCCCTCCAGACCCAGCTTCCTCCAAGTACCCCACACACTCACACCCGCACAG ATCCACAACAACAAACTGagcaacaacaacaaaatCCCTGGCATCGAGATCAGCACGCCAAGCAACGGTATACCATTCAACTTCGACAGCCTCATGGAAGGCGGGACGGGGCTGACACCCGTGCACCCTCATCCGTTCGCACACTCTCACCCACACGCGCACCCTCACCCATGCGCACAGCAGCAGCGCGCCGCCCCCGACCTCGCCTCGCCGGATGCACAGAACAGCCTCGTCAGCCTCTGA
- the LOC116773076 gene encoding synaptotagmin-16, with protein sequence MVANAGSINPTNVEATAYISAVAAFAVVVLVVLLFLGRRWCYSAVFGRKCCDDILTVNATIASPGLPIENAPFDALSKPNHYPERIFKFEASDEDEELRLRIQQDKEEVECRYEEKNENQVQSKVEVELIETSLRETKIDDVVQQRADYIHTLEAQSSVESDVIAHNDTSLLCSDSGSERGCVELTLLFDAPVRNMTVHVLQARSLPHKTGSQVLQSQVRIVLLPLKKQKYKSKIRNGENPQYMESFVLHKINPEDVHGMGLRIRIYGCERMRRQRLLGEANVSFATLNFELENNLWLQLAPRQHHQPSLQLPKLDPSHSIAGVLASPSSITTVSPGGSGEACSLARSDSASSCCSTRSAPELLLGLQYNPTTGHLSVEIIKGTHFRKLSPNKAPDTYVKLCLISSLGMEMGRCKSTTRRAQSNPLYKELFIFQVALFQLTEVTLMVSVWWRRSVKRNEMVGWFSLGHSSSGREEERHWHELCERQGQQVQRWHVLLDS encoded by the exons ATGGTCGCCAACGCCGGCAGTATAAACCCAACTAATG TGGAGGCTACGGCATACATAAGTGCTGTTGCCGCTTTCGCTGTGGTGGTGCTCGTGGTGCTGCTGTTCCTTGGCAGACGCTGGTGTTACAGCGCGGTCTTCGGTCGCAAGTGCTGCGATGACATACTCACCGTAAATGCTACTATTGCCTCTCCAGGCCTCCCAATCGAAAATGCTCCGTTTG ATGCTTTGTCGAAACCGAACCATTACCCCGAACGTATATTCAAATTCGAGGCCTCGGACGAGGATGAGGAGCTGCGTTTGCGCATCCAAcag GACAAGGAGGAGGTGGAATGCAGGTATGAGGAGAAAAATGAAAACCAGGTCCAATCGAAGGTGGAAGTAGAGCTGATAGAGACCAGCCTGAGAGAGACGAAGATTGATGATGTGGTCCAACAGAGAGCGGACTACATACACACACTGGAAGCTCAGAGCAGCGTCGAGAGTGACGTCATTGCCCATAAT GATACATCTCTATTGTGTAGTGATAGTGGCTCTGAGAGGGGATGCGTTGAGTTAACGCTACTATTTGACGCGCCCGTCCGCAATATGACGGTACACGTGCTGCAAGCACGCTCTTTGCCGCACAAAACTGGCTCCCAAGTGCTGCAGAGCCAG GTCAGAATAGTTCTGTTGCCTCTGAAGAAGcagaaatataaatctaaaatacgTAATGGAGAAAATCCACAATATATGGAAAGTTTTGTTCTGCATAAAATTAATCCAG AGGATGTACACGGGATGGGATTACGTATCAGGATATACGGCTGCGAGCGAATGCGCAGACAGCGTTTGCTGGGGGAAGCGAATGTTAGCTTTGCGACCCTCAATTTCGAACTCGAGAACAACTTGTGGCTCCAACTTGCACCAAGACAACATCACCAGCCAAGTCTACAG CTCCCTAAACTAGATCCAAGCCACTCCATTGCGGGGGTGCTAGCGAGTCCGTCGTCTATAACGACCGTGTCACCGGGTGGTAGCGGGGAGGCCTGTAGCTTGGCGCGATCAGACTCTGCCTCCTCATGCTGCAGCACTCGCTCTGCACCTGAACTACTCCTCGGACTGCAGTACAACCCCACCACAGGACACTTATCTGTTGAG ataataaaaggCACTCATTTCCGAAAGCTATCTCCAAATAAGGCACCGGACACTTACGTCAAGCTATGCCTCATCAGCTCTCTTGGAATGGAGATGGGTCGCTGCAAGTCCACTACCCGCCGTGCTCAGTCCAACCCCCTCTACAAGGAACTGTTTATATtccaa GTTGCACTTTTCCAACTGACGGAAGTAACGCTGATGGTGTCTGTGTGGTGGCGTCGGAGTGTCAAGCGCAATGAAATGGTGGGATGGTTCTCCTTGGGACACAGTTCTTCTGGGCGAGAGGAGGAAAGACACTGGCACGAGCTGTGTGAGCGACAAGGACAACAG GTCCAACGCTGGCACGTGTTACTGGACTCTTGA
- the LOC116772991 gene encoding transcription factor kayak isoform X3: MQNIDPLEFANMLATELWCQQLANLEGLQSGVPTRTTATITPTQLRNFEQTYIELSNCRSEQTNHAGFVPPSVTQANTYGILNSAAYCDSGPTTLHVSPGPLSASGDSSSSPGLPAPKRRNMGGRRPTKAPQDISPEEEERRKIRRERNKMAAARCRKRRLDHTNELQEETDKLEEKKQALQDEIRKLSSDRDSLQALLQNHMHSGCRLNKRSTSPPDVKPFQDSYDYQEMTGQGVRVKEEVMDPTVDPVLGLDNEIFTSPTPDKRIMLSAANPAVLTGTSLDTPPVRPSRPSFLQVPHTLTPAQIHNNKLSNNNKIPGIEISTPSNGIPFNFDSLMEGGTGLTPVHPHPFAHSHPHAHPHPCAQQQRAAPDLASPDAQNSLVSL, from the exons ATGCAGAACATCGATCCCCTAGAGTTCGCCAACATGCTGGCCACCGAGCTGTGGTGCCAACAG TTGGCCAACCTAGAGGGCCTCCAGTCGGGGGTCCCAACCCGCACCACGGCGACCATAACCCCCACACAGTTGCGCAACTTCGAACAGACTTACATCGAGTTGAGCAACTGTCGCAGCGAACAGACGAACCACGCGGGCTTCGTACCGCCTTCCGTCACGCAGGCCAACACTTACG GCATCCTGAATTCGGCGGCTTACTGTGACTCGGGCCCGACGACATTGCATGTGTCGCCGGGCCCACTATCAGCGAGCGGCGACAGCAGCAGCAGTCCCGGTCTACCGGCTCCGAAGAGGAGGAACATGGGCGGCAGACGACCAACTAAAGCCCCCCAAGACATCTCTCCAGAAGAAGAGGAACGCAGGAAGATACGCCGCGAGAGAAACAAAATGGCCGCAGCACGCTGTCGCAAACGAAGGTTGGACCATACAAACGAATTGCAAGAGGAAACCGATAAGTTGGAAGAAAAGAAGCAAGCGTTACAGGATGAGATCCGCAAGCTGAGCTCGGACAGGGATTCGCTACAGGCTCTACTCCAGAATCATATGCACAGCGGGTGCAGATTGAATAAGCGATCTACCAGCCCGCCGGATGTAAAGCCATTCCAGGACTCGTACGACTACCAGGAGATGACCGGCCAGGGGGTCAGGGTCAAGGAGGAGGTGATGGACCCCACAGTGGACCCCGTCCTAGGGTTGGATAACGAAATATTCACCTCGCCGACGCCGGACAAAAG gATAATGCTGTCGGCGGCTAATCCGGCCGTGTTAACGGGCACCTCGCTGGACACACCCCCCGTCCGGCCCTCCAGACCCAGCTTCCTCCAAGTACCCCACACACTCACACCCGCACAG ATCCACAACAACAAACTGagcaacaacaacaaaatCCCTGGCATCGAGATCAGCACGCCAAGCAACGGTATACCATTCAACTTCGACAGCCTCATGGAAGGCGGGACGGGGCTGACACCCGTGCACCCTCATCCGTTCGCACACTCTCACCCACACGCGCACCCTCACCCATGCGCACAGCAGCAGCGCGCCGCCCCCGACCTCGCCTCGCCGGATGCACAGAACAGCCTCGTCAGCCTCTGA